The region ATTCCGCCGTCCTGACCATCCAGGCCCCCGCCCAGACCTGCGGTCTTCTGGCAGTAGTTCTCCCGGCCCTCCCGGCAGTTGGCGCACAGCCCGCAGCCCCAGGGACCGTAGACGAGCACGGGGTCTCCGGGCGCGAACCCGGTCACGCCCGGTCCCAGCGTCTCCACCCACCCCGCGTTCTCATGGCCGAGCGTGAAGGGCAGCCTCATGCCGTCTCCCGGCGCGGGTGGGGGTGGCGGTGCCTGCATGATGTGCAGATCGGAGTGGCAGGCACCGGCGCCCGCGACCTTGACCAGGACCTGCCCGGGCCCGGGCTCGGGCACCGGCACCTCGCGCAGCTCGGGCGGTTTCTGCCATTCGACGAGTTGAAAAGCCCGCATCGCAATTCCTTCGGTAGCTGGGTGCTGGCTCAGTCGCGGATCCCGTCGATGTCGATCATCATGTGGAGCGGGCCGCGGAAGATCTGGCTGCGGCGGTACGGCGGCGGGTCTTCGACGAGCCTCGGGTTCTCCACGCGACGGACGAACTCGGCGAGCGCGATCTGGACCTCGAGCCGCGCCAGCGGGGCGCCGAAGCAGTAGTGGATGCTCTGGCTGAAGCCGACGTGCTGGTTGTCGGGGCGCTCGAGGTCCGGCACGTCGGGGTTCTCGAACCGCGCCGGGTCGCGGTTCGCCGAGCCGTACGCGATGAAGATCGGCGCGCCTTTCGGGATGGTGGTGCCCGCGATGTCGATGTCTTCGGCCGCGCAGCGGGTGTGCCAGATCTGGACCGACGACTCCAGGCGCAGGAACTCCTCGACCGCGGGCACGACCAGCTCCGGCCGGCGGCGCAGCTGCTCGTACACGTGGGGGTGCCGCAGCATGGTGAGCACGCTGTGGGAGATCAGGTTGACCGAGGTCTCGTGCCCGGCGAACAGCATCAGCGCCGCGTTGTTGACGAGCCGGTCCTGGGGTAGGCGCCCCTCGGGGCCGTCGTCGTTCACCATTCCCGAGAACATGCCCGGGCCGGGCTTCTCGGCGTACTGGTCGAGCAGATCGGCCAGGTACTGCATCAACTTGGCCACCTCACCGGCGGCCCGCTCCGCCCGGCGCTGCTGCTCCGGGTCGTTCGCCTCCGGGCCGAAGTCGGCCCCGTCCAGGGCGTTCTCGATCCAGCCGTGGAAGTCCGGTATGGACTCCAGCGGCATGCCCAGGACCTTGCAGATCATGGTCACGGGCAGCGGGAAGGCGAACTCGTCGACGAGGTCGATGCGGGTCCTGCCCTTCATGTTGTCCAGCAGCTCGGCGGTGAGGCGGCGGATCTCGGGCTCCAGGTCGGCGATCATGTGGGGGCACTCGGGCGGGCCGAAGTGCCGCATCATCCGGCGGCGATCTCGATCGTGTTCGGGCGGGTCTATGGTGATGATCATCCCCTCGAAAGGGTTGGGGAACTGGTACTGCGCGGGGCGCTTCCTCATATCCGAGCTGACCCGGGGGTCGTGGAGCAGCTGGACGATCTCTTGATAGGTGCTGGCGACGTAACTGCCGTTCGGCTGCCGCGACACCGGGGTCTTCCGCAGCTCTTCGTAGAACGGATACGGATTGGCGCGGTTGGCGTAGCGGAGGGACTGCTGCCAGGGCGTTTCCTCGGCCATGATGCTCTCCTGTGCTGTCCGGTTGGTGCTCTCGAGCGGCGCGTCAGCGTCGGGGCCGGAACTCGGCTATGCGCTCGTTCGGGTCGTGGCCGGTCAGGACGACGTCGGGTATCGCCGTCGGGACACCCGGCGCGGGGAACTCGGCCGGCATCGGGTTCATGTCGTCGGGCCGATCCCAGCCCGGCGGCGGGGGCGGGAACGGAGCCGATTTCTCGATCAGCCGCCCGTAGTGCTCCAGCCACTTGCCTTGATCAAAGCTGACAGCGGCAACGATGCGGCCCCGACGACCGTAGGCGGCGGCGAAGCGGCGCTCCTTGACCGACCCCTGCGTGAAGACGATCTCGTCGCCGAAGGGCGGCACGCCGACGGACTTGATGTTGACGCCGAACTGGCCGGACCAGAAGCCGGGCAGCAACAGATGCGGGTGGTAGTCGGGCTCGAGGCTCACCATGTTGTGGGCCGCGACCTCGGCCCCGAGGACGGCATTGTCCCAGTGCTCCATCGCGAGAAACTGGTACTCGTAGAGCACGTGGGGGGCGCGTGCCACGTCCCCCGCCACGTAGACCGAGTCGGTCACCACGCCGTTGATGTCGAAGGCGCGACCGCCGGCGTCGCAGCCGATACCCCAGAAGCCGGCCGCCAGCCCGGAGCCCTCCAGCCATTCCACGTTGCGGATCGACCCCAGCGAGGCCACCACCACGTCAGCCTCGACGGTGGTCCCGTCCGAGAGCCGAGCACGCCGCACGTGTCCGCCCGCGTCGCCCTCCAGCGACGACACGCCCACCCCGCAGCGCAGGTCCACGCCGTGGTCGCGTTGCATCTCCGCGGCGATCTCGCCGATCACCCCGCCGAGCGCGCCGACCAGCGGCGCCGAGCCCCGCTCGACGACGGTCACCGGGATATCGAGTTCTCGGCAGACGGAGGCCATCTCCGAGCCGATGAACCCGGCGCCGATGATCAGGACCCGCGCCGGCCGCGAGGCCAGCGCCTGTTGCAGCCGCGCGGCGTCCTCACACGAACGCAGCGTGTACACCCCCTCCAGGGCGGCCTCGGTCGGGTTGGGCCACTGCCGTGCGCGGGTGCCCGTGGCGATCAGCAACCGGTCGTACGGCACCTGCTCGCCGACGGCCAGGCGCACCTGCTTGGTGGCCCGGTCCAACCCGGTGGCGGCCACCCCGAGCCGCCACTGCGCATCCACTTCCCGCAAGCGGGGCAGCTGGGTGTGGTCGGCCGGCACCCAACCTTTGAGCACCTGCTTGGACAGCGGGGGACGGTCGTAGGGCTCGTGTGGCTCGTCCCCGATGATGGTCAGAGACCCGTTGAAGGCCTCCTCACGCAGGGCTTCGGCGGCCCGCAGTCCCGCCAGGGAGGCGCCGACGATGACGATCCGCCCGTTGGCCTTGAAGCCGCGCACCAACTCCGCGACCGTTGCCGCCATGGTCATGACCCCACGCTCCGCTCCGCACCGTCCAGGCGGTCGAGCACGATCGCCTGGACCGGGCAGGCCGCAGCGGCGCGATGAACCTGCAGGCGCCGCGCGTCATCGGGGTTCGGCTCGTAGGTAAGTACTTCGTCACGACTCAAGCGGAAGACCTCGTGGGCCAGAAACACGCACTGTGCGTATGCCTGGCACCGGTTCAGGTCCACGACGATCCGCATGGGCAAACCCCTTCCTTCCGCGCCTCCCGCCCCACAGCGACCATCGGTGCGGTCATTCCCCGCCTTCTGGTCACGGCTTCCTCCGTGAACCGCCCTGACCCCGGGGCCGACGACGCTAGGACGTGGCGGACTCCGCGGAATCCCCGAAACCCGTAGTCCACGAGTCCGAGCGGGAGTCGATTCCAGACGGCGGCGGGCCGATCTGTTCGGGGTTCCCGGGTCCGACGCCGACGCTCATAGGCGGGCGCCGGGTCAGCGGCGTCCGTCGAGGAGCGGACGTTCGGAGGCGGGGATCGCGTGGAGTAGGCCGACTCCCTCGTGGATGACGCGGTGGGCGAGCTGCGTGCGGGAGGTCACCCCGAGCTTCCGGAACACCTTGCGCAGGTGGTACTCGACGGTGCTCGGGCTGACGAACAGCTGGGCGGCGATCTCCCGGTTCCCTTCTCCACGGCTCACCAGGCAGGCTATGTGTGCCTCCTGGGGAGTGAGCTCCTCGGCCGTTCCCACCTCTCGCTTCCGAGTGCGCTCACCCGTGGCCCGCAGCTCCACGCGCGCCCGCTCGGCGAAGCAGGGCAGGCCCATGCCGTCGAACATGTCGAGGGCTACGCGCAGCTGATCGCGTGCCTCCCGCCGCCGGCGCTGGCGGCGCAACCACTCGCCGTAGACGAGGTGCGCGCGGGCCAGCTGAGGAGCGGCCCGGGTCCGGCCGAGCAGGTGCAGCGCGTCCTCGTATCCCTGCCGGGCATCTGTCGGGGTGGCCAGCAGCGCCCGGGAGCGGGCGAGCAGGCCCAGGGCCAGCGGAGTGCCGGTCGCGCTCGCGCGGTCCGCCAGACGTCGGATCGCGAGTTCTGCCAGGTCCCGCCGACCGGCACGGACGGCGGCCTCCACCAGGTCGGGCAGTGCCTGGGTCCCGACGAGCGGGGTGTCGTCGGTGTACGCCGGATGCAGGCAGCCCACGGCGAGGCCGTAGTTGCCGAGGCTGATCTCCAGCACGCCGAGGAAGTACGCCGCCATGGCCATCTCACCGGCGGCGCCCCGGCCCGGGGCCTCCCGTGCCACCGCCGCTGCGGTCGCCCGCGCCTCGGCCTCGCGGCCGCTCAGGCCGAGGGTGAGCAGCGTGTGGGCGCCCGTGGGCGGGACGACACCGGGATTGCCGGTCACCTCCGCCAGTTCGTGCGCCTCGGACTCGGCCGCCCGCGCCGCGGCCAGCCGGCCGGCCGGCCCGTCGACGTAGGCGCTTCGGAAGGCGAGTGCACCGGCCAGCCTGGCCAGCGCGCCGCTCTCGCGGGCACGGTCGATCCAGTCAGCTGTCAGCTGCTCCGTCGAGGCATCATCCAGCAGATCGGCCGCCGAGACAGCGGCCAGTTCCAGTTTTTGGAGTGTGACGTCGGGGTCGACCTTCTCCGCGAGGAAGGCCTGCACCGTGCGACGCAACACCGGCACGGCCGCCGCATAGTCACCGGTCACCCGCGCGGTGCAGCCCTCGAGCAGCAGATCGGCGGCCGAGTCCGGGGAGTCGCCCGTGGGTGGCAGATTCCGCGCCGTCCACGCGATCTCGTGCAGGAGCGGGGCGCTGGGCGCCGAGCCGGCGAACACCGCGGCCTCCAGCGCGGAGAGCAGCGCGTCCCTCGCGGCGCGCGGGTCGAGCGGCCGCAGTCGCCGTGCAGCGCAGACCAGGGCGGAGGTGGCCTCGGCCACCTGCCCGCGGTGGAACCGGATCCTGCCCTCCAGCAGGGTGGCCTGCGCGGTCGACAGCGGATCGCGCAGGCCCGTGGCGGCCTCGGCCAGCAGGGCCTCGGCCCGGTTGACCGCCCCGGCGAGCAGGTGGGCCTGCGCTGCCGACAGCCGGCGCTCGGCCCGCCGCTCCTCGTCGGGGGTCAGCAACGCCGTGCGTTCGAGGAGCGCGGCCGCGGCGGCGTAGCCGCCGCGGCTCCGGCCCTGGTCCGCTGCCGCCTCCAGCCGGGCGGCGACCCCTTCGTCAGGCGCGGCGGTGGCCGCGGCGAGATGCCAGGCCCAGGGAACTGCGTCGAGCTGCGGATCGCACGCCGCCGCGAGGGCCCGGTGGGCCGCTCGCTGCTCGTCCGGGGCCGCGGCGTGGTAGACCGCCGAGCGGACGAGCGGGTGGGCGAACCGCACCTCCGGCCAGAAGCCCACCATTCCCGCCGCCTCCGCGGCCACCACCGCGGACTCCGGGATGCCCAGCGCGGCGGCCGCCTGCCACAGCCGATCGCCCCGGCCCGGCTGCTCCGCCGCCGCCAGCAACAGCAGCGTCTGCGTGTTCGTGGGAAGGTCCCGCACGCGCCGCACGAACAGGTCTTCGAGCTGGTGACCGACGGGCAGCGGCTCGGGCAGCGGCACCTGTCCGCGCAGTTGCTCTGTGGTCAGGTCGGCTGCGCCCTCGACGATGGCCAGGGGGTTGCCCCCGGTCCCGGCGACGATGCGCTCCGCCACGACCGCGTCGATGGGCCGGTCGACCGCGGTTGCGAGCAGCTCGTACGCGTCCGGCTCAGGCAGGCCGGCGAGCCGAAGGCCGGGCAACGCCTGCAGGCGCGGGTCCGGCTCGGCGGTCTCCCGGATCGCGAACAGCATCCCGACAGGGTCGGCCAGCAGCCGGCGGGCCACGAAGCCGAGGACGTCGGCGGACTCGTCGTCCAGCCACTGCGCGTCGTCGATCACGCACAGCACCGGCCGGCCCCCGGCCGCGTCCGACAGCAGCGTGAGCACGGCCAGGCTGACCAGGAACGGATCGGCCGGCGGCCCGCTCTCCAGGCCGAACGCCACGCCCAGCGCCCGTCGCTGCGGCTCCGGCAGCCGGTCCGCGCTGTGCAGGAAAGGAAGGAGCAGCTGGTGGACAGCGGCGAAGCCCAGGCCGTTCTCCGACTCGACCGCCACCATCCGGACGACCTGCAGGTCCGCGGCGCGCGCGACGGCGTAGTCGAGCAGTGCCGACTTCCCGATTCCCGGCTCACCCCGAAGGGCCAGCGCGCCGCACATACCGGCACGCACGCGCTCGAGTACTTCTTCGAGCGCGTGCTTCTCCACGCGGCGGTCGATCAACCGCACCGAACGACCGTAGCCCTGATCGCCCATGCGAAGGAAGGCCGAGCGTGGTGACCCCGCCGTGTGCGCGAGCAGACATCGGCGTCGCGGCGCTCCCGTTGCGTGGGCCACTGCCTGATGCAGAACAACCGCGTGATGTAACCCGGTCGGCCGGACACCGCGGTCTGAACCGCCCTGGCTAGCTCGCCGAGCTGCTCGTGCACTAATCGCCGTAGCGGTAGCGGCACGCGGCGATACGGATCTCGTCGTCGACGATCTTGTAGATGAGTCGGTGCTCGTCGGTGATGCGTCGCGACCAGTAGCCGTGGAAGCCGTCCAGTCCGGTCTGCGTGGCGGTCGCGGTGAGCACCCCGACCTGGGCCGGCAGCGGCCCGCCGGCGGGCGGGCGATCGATCCGGCCAAGGCGGTGACGATCGAGGTCTTGCCCACCCCACCCTTCTGGTCGGCCACCAGCGCCACCCGCGCCGGTGCCGCGGACTCCGCCCCCTGCGTGGACGTGTCGGGGGTTCATCACCACCGCACGTCTGGGCCGCGGCCCAGACGGCCTGCGCCGACCTCGTCCTGGCGGTCCCCCGGGAACCTCGGCGAACTGATCAGCAAGATCGACACGGAGCGTGTCGGAGCCGGCACCGCACGGGACCGCGTCCGACCGCTGTACTACCGTCCGTCCGTGCGGGACGACAGGTTGCCGGTGCTTCTCGGCGTGGGCCAGGTGCTCGGCAACCGGGACCGGACGGTGGCCGGCGCGCGGGAGCCGTTGCGGCTCGTCGCGGACGCCGTGTCCGCCGCCGGGCAGGACACCGGCGCCGGCACCGGCGGTCGGCTGCTCCGCGAGGTCGACTCGATCGCGGTCTCGCACGTCGCCAGCTGGGGATACGACGACCTGGCGGCGAAGCTCGCCGAGCGGATCGGCGCGGGCCCGTCCCACACGTTCGCCGCGCCCGTCGGCGGGCAGTGGCCCGTCGCGCTCGTGAACACGGCGGCCGCGCGGATCGCCGCGGGGGAGTCCCGGGTGGCGCTGGTGGCCGGCGGCGAGGCGTCGGCGTCGATGGCCGTGCTGGCCCGCGCGGGCGTGGACCCGGCCGTCGACCTGGGCTGGAGCGCCGAGCCCGGCGGCCAGCCCGCCTTCGACCCGGACGACCTCGGGAGCGCGGCCATGCAGCTCGCCGGGCTGGTCCTGCCGACGCGCGTGTACCCGATGGTCGACGCCGCCCTGACCCACGCGCTGGGGGAGAGCCCGGCGCAGGCCCAGGCCTGGTCCGCGGAGCTGTACGCCGGGCTCAGCAAGGTCGCGTCGGAGAACCCCTGCGCCTGGAACCCGATGGTCACCTCGCCCTCGGACATCCTGCGCGTCGGGCCCGTCAACCGGATGATCTGCGAGCCCTACCCCCTGGCGCTCAACGCGAACCCGCTGGTGGACATGGCCGCGGCCGTCGTCGTGACGTCGGTGGCCGTGGCCCGCGAGCACGGCGTCCCGGACGAGCGGATGGTGCACGTCTGGGGCGGCGCGGGTGCGGAGGACGCCGCGGACGTGGTCGCCCGGCCGGACCTGGCGGTCTCGCCGGCGCTCGGGTCGGCGCTGGACCGGACCCTCGCCGCGGGCGGCCTCGCCACCGCGGACCTCGACGTCCTGGACGTCTACACGCCGTTCCCGGTGGTCCCGCGGCTCGTCGGGCGGCATCTCGGCCTGGCCCTGCCGGACCTGCTCGGTGTCACCGGCGGGTACTCCGCCTTCGGCGGCCCGCTGTCGTCGTACGGGCTGCACGCCGTCGTCGCCACCGCGCGCCGGCTGCGGGCGGGGGCCCGGACCGCGCTGGTGCACGGGGGAGGCGGGTATCTGACCCGGCAGCACGCCGTCCTGCTCGGGCGGTCGGCGCACGAGGACGGCTACGTCGGCGACCCCGTCCCCAAGGACACCGCCGAACCCGGCCCCGCGCCGGTGGTGCTCGCCGACGGGGACGTCCACGAGGTGCGGGTGGAGGCCGGGACCGTGGAGTACGACCGCAACGGCCTCCCCACCCAGGGCTTCCTGCTGGCCCGCACGCCGGACGGCCGCCGCCTCGCCGCCGCGACCCCGCGCGGGGACGCCGCCAGCACCGCGGTCCTCACCGTCTTCCCCGACGGCCCCACCGCCCCGCCGGGCCCGCACGCCGTCGGCCGCACCGTCCGCGCCACCGTGATCGCCGGCCACGCCCAGCTCGACCCCGTCTGACGCCCCCGCGAGTCGCGATCTGAGACCGCGCGAGTCGCGCCACGGAACCGCGCGAGCCGGGCTCAGCGGGCGCGCCAGTACCCCGTCGCGTAGACCGCCCGCCGGCCGAGGCCGCGCTCGTTCAGCAGATGAGCCCGGATGTCCTTCACCGCGGCGGACTCGCCCGCGAGCCAGGCCTGACCCTCACCCTCGGGCAAGGTCGCCGCCCGCACGGCCTCGACGAGCGGTTCGCCCGCGGGCCGGTTCCCGCGGTGCACCCAGGTCACGTCGGCCTTGCCCGGCAGGTCCTGTTCCTCACCGGCGTCCGCCACCTCGAGCAGGGCCAGCGCCGGGACGTCCGGCGGCACCGCCTCCAGCACGGTCGCGACGGCGGGCAGCGCGGACTCGTCCCCGATCACGACGTGGAACGCCGCGGCGGGATCCGGCACCCAGCGTCCGCCGGGCTCGGAGACCCCGACCCACGACCCGGGCTCCGCGGACTGCGCCCACGCCGCGGCCGGCCCGTAACCGGTGTGCACCACGAAGTCGACGTCCAGCTCACCGGCCGCGGGGTCGAAGCGGCGGACGGTGTAGGTGCGGATGGTCGGGCGTGCCTCGCCCGCGGGCCAGACGGGTCCGCCGGTGCTGGCGCGGGGGATGGCCGGCCGGTCCTGTCCCTCGACCGGGAAGAACATCTTGATCCGCCGGTCCGGGCCCTCCCCGGGGAACCCGGCCAGCTCGTCGCCGCCCAGGGTCACGCGGATCATCCGCGGCGTGATGGTGGTGCTGCGCAGGACCTGCAGCAGGCGGGGGGCCGTCGTCGTCACCGGCACAGTGTGCCTCGTGCGCGAAAACCGTTGCCAGGGCGGCGATTACCGCGCACGGGCGCCGGAGGCGCGGCCCTGCAGACCGGTCCAGGCGAGGTCCATCAGGTACTCCGTGGCGTCCTCGGTCGTGACGCGATTGTCCTGCGCGCGCCAGACCGCCAGCCGCTCGCACGCGCCGACGATGACCTGCGCCCAGCCCTGCAGCTGGAGCGGAGCGGCGTCCGGGGCCGCGGCGCCGAGCAGCGCGGCGATGAAGTCGGTCTGCTGCGCCCGGATCCCCTCGACCGCGTCCGCGGCGATCCTGGCCTCGGAGTACAGCAGCGAGAAGGCGGCGGCGCGCTCGTCGAGGAACTCGAAGAACGCCCGGGTGCCCCGGCGGAGCATGTCCTCGGGTGTCGTCGCGGCCGCCGCGGCGGTGGCGGTGACCTCGAGCAGCTCGGTCCGGGCCTGTGCGACGCACGCCAGCAGCAGGCCCTCCTTGGAGCCGAAGTGCGTGTACAGCACGGGCTTGGTGACCCCGACCCGTTCGGCGACGGCGTCCATCGACGCGTTCGCGTACCCGCGCTCGGAGAACACGGCGACCGCGGCGTCGAGGATCTGCCGCTCGCGCTCCTCGCGGCCGACGCGGCGGCGTCGAGCGGGGGCGGCCTGGGCGGAGCGGGATTCCACGGGGGAACCCTACCCGGATCCAACTTACTCGTGGTAACTTACTGGCGGTAACCCAACGAGGAGGGACCCGGAATGAGCGAGACGACCCCACGTGTCGATCCCGTCACGGTGGACACCGTCATCGTCGGCAGCGGCTTCGCCGGCCTCGGCGCGGCGGTGAAGCTGGACGAGGCGGGTCGGAGGGACTTCGTCATCCTGGAGAAGGGCGACACCCTCGGCGGTACCTGGCGGGACAACGTCTACCCGGGCTGCGCCTGCGACGTGGAGTCCCACCTCTACTCCTTCTCCTTCTTCCAGAACCCGGAGTGGACGCGGACGTTCGCGCGCCAGCCGGAGATCCGGGCCTACCTCGAGAGCGTCGCGGACCGCTACCGCCTGCGGGACCGCATCCGCTTCGGCGTCAAGGTCGCCGGCGCCGAGTGGGACGGCACCGCGTGGGACGTCCGCACGGACGACGGCACCAGCTACCGTGCGCGCTACGTGCTGTTCGGCACCGGTGCGCTGCACGACCCCTTCGTACCCGAGATCGAGGGCCTGGACCGCTTCGCCGGCAAGGCCTTCCACTCGTCGCAGTGGGACCACTCGCACGACCTCGCGGGCAAGCGCGTCGCCGTCATCGGCACGGGGGCCAGCGCGATCCAGTTCGTGCCCGCGATCGCCCCGGACGTCGAGTCGCTGACGCTCTTCCAGCGCACCGCGCCGTGGGTGCTGCCCAAGCCGGACCGCGCGATCCCGGAGCGCACCCGCGCCGCGTACCGGCGCCTGCCGCTGCTGCAGACGCTGAACCGGATCGCCCTGTACTGGCGGCACGAGGCGTTGGTCGCGGGCTTCCTGCACCCGCGGATCATGAAGCTGGTCCAGGGCCTCGGGCTGAAGTACCTGGACAAGGTCTTCGCCGGCGACGACGAGCTCAAGCGCAAGGTCACGCCCACGTTCACCATGGGCTGCAAGCGGGTCCTGATGAGCAACGACTACTACCCGGCGCTGCGGCGGGACAACGTCTCCGTCGAGACCGGGGACATCACCCGGATCACCGAGCGGGGCGTCGTCACCGCGGACGGGGTCGAGCACGAGGTCGACACGATCATCTTCGGGACCGGGTTCAAGGTCGCGGACGGCATGGCGCAGATGGGCGTCACCGGGCGGGACGGCGTCAAGCTCGTCGACGCGTGGAAGGACGGCTCGGAGGCCCTGCTCGGCACCACGGTCGCGGGCTTCCCGAACCTGTTCACGATCGTCGGCCCGAACACCGGGCTCGGCCACAGTTCGATGGTGTTCATGGTCGAGTCGCAGGTGAACTACATCCTCGACGCGATGCGGACGGTCGACGCCAACCACGCCGTCGCCATCGACACCCGGCAGGACAGTCAGGACGCCTACAACGCGGACCTGCAGCGCCGGCTCGGCAAGGCGGTGTGGAGCACGGGCGGCTGCGCGAGCTGGTACCTCGACGAGAACGGCCGTAACCGGACCCTGTGGCCCGGCTACACGTTCACCTTCCGCCGCCGGACGAAGGCGATCGACCCCGCCCACCACGAGCTCATCGCCTGAGCGCAGCCGAGGAGCGGACATCGAGACTGAGTAGCGTCGGCCGGGTGGAAGATCCCTTCGTCTACTCGATCCCGATGACCACCCGGTTCCGCGGCATCGCGGTCCGGGAGGGCCTGCTGCTGCGCGGCCCGGCGGGCTGGGGCGAGTTCTGTCCCTTCACCGAGTACGACGACGCGGAGGCCGCCTCCTGGCTCGCCGCCGCCCGCGAGGCCGCGGACGACGGCTGGCCGGAACCGGTGCGCGACCGTGTCCCGGTCAACTGCATCGTCCCGGCGGTCGGTCCGGAGCGGGCGCACGCGCTCGTCCGCGCGTCCGGCTGCTCGACGGCGAAGGTGAAGGTGGCCGACCACCCGGAGTCCGCTGCCGAGGACCTGGCCCGGGTCGAGGCCGTCCGGGACGCGCTCGGGCCGTCGGGCGCGGTGCGGGTCGACGCCAACGCCCGCTGGGAGGTCGACGAGGCCGTGGCCGCGATCCGCGCGCTGGACCGCGCGGCGGGCGGGCTGCAGTACGTCGAGCAGCCGTGCCCGTCCATCGAGGAGCTGGCGCTGGTCCGCCGCCGCGTCGACGTGCCGATCGCCGCCGACGAGTCCATCCGCCGCGCCGAGGACCCGTTGAAGGTCGCGGTGGCCGGCGCCGCGGACGTCGCGATCCTGAAGGTCGCGCCGCTCGGCGGGGTCCGGCGGGCCCTCGACGTCGCGGAGGCCTGCGGGCTGCCGTGCGTCGTCTCGTCCGCGCTGGAGACGAGCGTCGGGATGGCCGCGGAGATCGCCCTCGCCGCCGCACTGCCGCGGCTCGACCACGCCTGCGGGCTGGGGACGGGCGCGCTGCTGACCGCGGACGTCGTCGCCCCGGACGCCCGGCTGACCCCGCGGGACGGGTTCCTGCCCGTGCTGCGACGCGCCCCGGAACCCGTCGCGCGGCAGGGCGTCGCTGCCGATCCCGAGCGCACGACCTGGTGGCGGGACCGGCTAGAACGGGTGCAGCTCCGCGCGCGCCGCTACCCTTGACCGATCATGTCCGTGGTCGTGGTGGGAGCCGGACTGGCCGGCGTCGCGTGTGCGCGGGAGGTCGCCGACGCCGGGATCCCCGTGCGCGTCCTGGACCGCGGCCGCGCCCCCGGCGGCCGGATGGCGAGCCGCTGTCACGACGGTCGGCCGATCGACACCGGTGCCGCCTACTTCACCGTGCGGGACCCCGGGTTCGCCGAGGTCGTGGCGACCTGGCGGACGGCCGGCCTGGCCCGGCCCTGGACCTCCGAGCTCGCGGTCCTCGACCACGGGGAGCGGCGCCGGGCGCCCGGGCCGATGCGCTGGGCCGCGCCGCGGGGCCTGTGCAGCCTGGTCGCCGCGCTCGCGGAGGGGCTCCCGCTGGAGCTGGAGCGTGAGGTGGAGCGGGTCACCGCGGGCCCGACGGTCGACGGGGAACCGGCCGACGTCGTGGTGCTCGCGATGCCGGACCCACAGGCCCTGCGCGTCCTCGATCCCCGGCTCGACGCCGTCGCGCTCGCCTCGGGGCGGCCCTGGCGGCCCGTCCTGGCCGTCGCCGCCGAGTACGCCGATCGCACCTGGGACGAGCTGCCCGCTGCGTTCGTCAACGACCACCCGGTGCTCTCCCTGATCGCGGACGACGGCGCGCGCCGCGGCGACGACGCCCCCGTGCTGGTGGCGCACACCGTCTCCGACGTCGCCCGGCGGTTCGACGAGCAGCCGGAGAAGGCGGTCCCGCTCGTCGTCGAGGCGGTGGGGGAGCTGCTCGGGATCACCGCACGGCCGGTGTGGACGCACGCCCACCGCTGGCGCTTCGCGTCCCCCGAGCAGGACCGCGACGTGCCCTTCCACCTCGGCGCGGACGGCATCGGGCTGGCCGGGGACGGCTGGGGCAGCTCCCGGATCGAGACGGCCTGGCGCTCGGGCTCCCTGCTGGGGCGCGAGGTCGTCCGCCGGCTCGGATGACCGGAACCGGTCCAGCGGGTTAACGTCACCGTCATGGTGGAGCCCGCAACCGTCGGAGGCCTCTCCGACGCCCTCACGCCGGCCGACGCCGACGACCGGCCCTTCGGTGTCGCGGACTCCGGCGACGCTTTCGCGATGGCGGTCCTCGACGACGCCGGCCGTGCGGTCCTCGCCGAGCTGGCCACCGCGCTGCCCGCGGATCG is a window of Pseudonocardia sp. T1-2H DNA encoding:
- a CDS encoding NAD(P)/FAD-dependent oxidoreductase — translated: MSVVVVGAGLAGVACAREVADAGIPVRVLDRGRAPGGRMASRCHDGRPIDTGAAYFTVRDPGFAEVVATWRTAGLARPWTSELAVLDHGERRRAPGPMRWAAPRGLCSLVAALAEGLPLELEREVERVTAGPTVDGEPADVVVLAMPDPQALRVLDPRLDAVALASGRPWRPVLAVAAEYADRTWDELPAAFVNDHPVLSLIADDGARRGDDAPVLVAHTVSDVARRFDEQPEKAVPLVVEAVGELLGITARPVWTHAHRWRFASPEQDRDVPFHLGADGIGLAGDGWGSSRIETAWRSGSLLGREVVRRLG